One window of the Desmospora activa DSM 45169 genome contains the following:
- a CDS encoding tetratricopeptide repeat protein, with translation MNMIKPGDWIRNTYRVLHSFPFVQGALYYAEIPPQSDAASDEEESVPTRFLHGLDLRYIQEGAQLPDLMNRERKAFVPLQGLFVEKGILYQVYGKMEGTLMAHHLYEAVPLSLGETLDLLRSISGHLVRMEEQGQFAVIHPQNMLITADSVLFLYGGASGLLPKWSGNAPTASDPQTQLKQERALDAYSLGALTYIMLTGSSPQIGRSGKLEPIQTFRSDVPEGLEYFVMNSLLAKPNDRPTINQLRRWLDKIPVEADRQKKKDDLVYYLTPDVDSFQYDLFTRGLKEPQISEPPSSLDPTEWEGWEAGVIDAPGRYISSLSRTTNGAADILNPVWHKDSPVDSKRLQSSEAVSQTELTTTDEPAEETDKSPSDTSQKPSPRPVIFKQSEEKDAPSRRRWPLWATIAAVALLVVGGGGWAIAFLFGEKDLTAASPEERAEKAAQLYEESAHFYQGGDKDKALELAMQTVELNPQEKGYLLNLANLYGERKQYDDGVRLLKNGVKQIPEAEVYGALAVHAYYAEDWKEAERAIDRALSLEPNNPEFLYHQGKIQGKQGNTTAAIRSLQFAIDQDRNNALYHHDRAVFLLEDGDLERAKNYAWRAAKLDSDDPRYWITAGNIYLEDRERVLKDKKLSAKERRFESLTLARHAINFYSNALELDESDARTHYHLSMAYYYNEDLDAAAASAKQAVELKPDRALHHYQLGVVSVEQGDLKQAEESLHQAREIDPDNKRYQQALKDLN, from the coding sequence ATGAATATGATAAAACCAGGCGATTGGATCCGTAACACCTATCGGGTGCTTCATTCCTTCCCCTTTGTCCAGGGGGCGCTTTACTATGCGGAGATCCCGCCGCAATCGGATGCAGCGTCAGATGAGGAAGAGTCGGTTCCCACTCGCTTTTTACACGGGTTGGACCTTCGCTACATCCAGGAAGGAGCACAGCTGCCAGATTTAATGAATCGTGAGCGGAAGGCGTTTGTGCCGTTACAGGGCCTGTTTGTAGAGAAGGGTATCCTCTATCAAGTGTACGGAAAGATGGAAGGTACCTTGATGGCTCATCACTTATATGAGGCGGTTCCTCTCTCCCTGGGGGAGACCCTGGATTTACTGCGATCCATTTCCGGTCATCTGGTACGGATGGAGGAGCAAGGGCAATTTGCCGTCATTCACCCGCAAAACATGTTGATCACCGCTGATTCGGTCCTTTTTCTATATGGAGGGGCTTCCGGCCTTTTGCCCAAGTGGAGCGGAAACGCTCCTACCGCCTCCGATCCACAAACGCAACTTAAACAGGAGCGGGCACTGGATGCCTACTCCCTCGGCGCTCTCACTTATATCATGTTGACCGGCAGCAGTCCGCAGATCGGTCGATCAGGAAAGTTGGAGCCGATTCAAACCTTCCGCAGCGATGTTCCGGAAGGATTGGAATATTTTGTGATGAACAGTCTGTTAGCGAAACCGAATGACCGACCAACCATCAATCAACTGCGGCGGTGGCTGGATAAAATTCCAGTCGAAGCTGACAGGCAAAAAAAAAAAGATGACCTTGTCTACTATCTGACTCCAGATGTAGATAGTTTCCAATACGATCTATTTACCCGAGGATTGAAAGAACCACAAATCAGTGAGCCCCCATCCAGCCTTGATCCCACCGAGTGGGAAGGGTGGGAAGCGGGTGTGATCGATGCTCCGGGGCGATATATTTCGTCTTTGTCCCGTACGACAAACGGAGCGGCGGACATCCTCAACCCCGTGTGGCACAAGGACTCGCCGGTTGACTCAAAGCGGTTGCAATCGTCTGAGGCCGTGTCACAGACGGAGTTGACGACAACTGATGAACCGGCAGAAGAAACGGATAAATCGCCATCGGACACTTCGCAAAAGCCATCACCGCGGCCCGTTATCTTTAAACAGTCGGAAGAGAAGGATGCCCCCTCGCGTCGCCGTTGGCCCTTGTGGGCAACGATCGCCGCAGTCGCTTTGTTGGTCGTTGGGGGAGGAGGTTGGGCCATTGCTTTTCTCTTTGGAGAAAAGGACCTAACCGCTGCCAGCCCGGAGGAAAGGGCGGAAAAAGCGGCTCAACTTTATGAAGAGTCTGCTCACTTCTACCAGGGGGGCGACAAGGATAAAGCTTTAGAACTGGCGATGCAAACGGTGGAACTAAATCCACAGGAGAAAGGATACCTCCTCAACCTCGCCAATCTCTACGGGGAACGAAAGCAGTACGATGATGGTGTTCGTCTGCTGAAAAACGGCGTCAAACAGATTCCCGAGGCGGAGGTGTACGGTGCCTTGGCGGTCCATGCCTATTACGCCGAGGATTGGAAAGAGGCGGAACGAGCGATAGACCGGGCGTTGTCACTGGAGCCGAACAATCCGGAATTCCTTTATCATCAGGGCAAGATTCAAGGGAAACAGGGCAACACCACCGCCGCCATCCGCTCGCTCCAATTCGCCATCGATCAGGATCGGAACAATGCTTTATACCATCATGATCGAGCTGTTTTTTTACTAGAGGATGGGGATCTGGAGCGGGCGAAAAATTACGCTTGGCGCGCTGCTAAGTTGGACTCGGACGACCCCCGTTACTGGATTACCGCAGGTAATATCTACTTGGAAGATCGCGAGCGCGTTCTTAAGGATAAGAAACTCTCCGCCAAGGAACGGCGCTTTGAAAGTCTCACGCTGGCTCGTCACGCGATCAATTTTTACTCCAATGCGTTGGAGTTAGATGAGTCCGACGCCCGTACACACTACCACCTGTCGATGGCCTACTATTACAACGAGGACTTGGATGCAGCCGCAGCGAGTGCTAAACAAGCGGTGGAACTGAAGCCGGACCGCGCTCTCCATCACTATCAGTTGGGAGTTGTGTCGGTGGAACAAGGTGATTTAAAGCAAGCGGAGGAAAGCTTGCATCAAGCGCGTGAAATCGATCCGGACAACAAGCGTTATCAACAAGCGCTCAAGGACTTGAATTAA
- a CDS encoding glycosyltransferase, with protein MRVLMILFKDIHYDARVQREALALARAGWGVDIACLHTTAEPPPDLHENIRLLRIPIRTKQIKRYVERKADRRVKRGVFRVIRNPVVKMAKDVVAQRQFAMKIGELCQAASYDAVHCHDLNTLNIGVHLKRKKGYTLIYDSHELFNEMNGKGRWERIVGYQVESWWINHVDWLITVNELMEREFKNRYGGELKTTVVRNIPESLEELPLEKNYFHQKYNLDEADRILLYQGGFSRNRGLEELIRSLLYLPEICKLVLLGFGERKEWLIGLANDLQLTQRVFFHEPLLPQEMLRVTAHADVGLVLYQDSCLNNVLSTPNKIYEYIQAGIPIVSSDHPGKAIVVGTYKTGKLVDPQDEQGIATAVQEILEIPESYLINGLKAKKQLTREKEQERLVQLYQTIESTRERDKENHVSIQPHLREL; from the coding sequence GTGCGCGTGTTAATGATCTTATTTAAGGATATTCACTACGACGCCCGGGTGCAGCGGGAAGCACTTGCCCTGGCCCGAGCGGGCTGGGGTGTGGACATCGCCTGTTTGCATACCACCGCCGAACCGCCACCGGATTTGCATGAAAATATCCGACTGCTCCGTATCCCCATCCGCACCAAGCAGATTAAACGTTATGTGGAACGGAAGGCGGATCGTCGTGTCAAGCGGGGAGTATTCCGGGTGATCCGCAATCCGGTTGTCAAGATGGCCAAAGATGTTGTCGCCCAGCGGCAATTTGCCATGAAGATCGGCGAGCTCTGCCAGGCCGCATCTTATGATGCTGTTCATTGCCACGATCTGAATACCTTAAACATTGGGGTTCACCTCAAGCGGAAAAAGGGGTACACCCTGATCTACGACTCCCATGAACTGTTTAATGAAATGAACGGCAAAGGGCGGTGGGAGCGGATAGTGGGCTACCAGGTGGAATCCTGGTGGATCAATCATGTGGACTGGCTGATCACAGTCAATGAATTGATGGAACGGGAGTTTAAAAACCGGTATGGCGGTGAACTGAAGACTACAGTGGTTCGCAATATTCCTGAATCCTTGGAAGAATTGCCGCTCGAAAAGAATTACTTCCATCAAAAGTACAATCTGGACGAAGCGGATCGAATTCTGCTGTATCAGGGAGGATTTTCTCGCAATCGCGGGTTGGAAGAGTTGATTCGTTCCCTTCTCTATCTACCGGAGATCTGTAAATTGGTGTTACTCGGATTTGGTGAACGAAAAGAGTGGCTCATCGGGCTTGCAAACGATCTGCAATTGACTCAGCGCGTCTTCTTCCATGAACCGCTGCTGCCGCAGGAGATGCTGCGAGTGACGGCCCATGCGGATGTGGGCTTGGTATTATACCAGGACAGCTGCCTCAATAACGTCTTATCCACACCCAATAAAATCTACGAATACATCCAGGCGGGTATCCCGATCGTCTCCTCGGATCATCCGGGGAAAGCGATTGTTGTCGGCACCTATAAAACAGGTAAACTGGTGGATCCTCAGGATGAACAGGGGATCGCTACGGCGGTTCAGGAGATTTTGGAGATACCGGAATCCTATCTGATCAATGGTTTAAAGGCGAAAAAACAACTAACAAGGGAGAAGGAACAGGAGCGGCTGGTCCAACTCTATCAGACAATCGAAAGTACACGGGAAAGGGACAAGGAAAACCATGTTTCGATCCAACCCCACCTCCGCGAACTTTGA
- a CDS encoding alginate lyase family protein, with translation MGTHHRTRDAALLLSILLTSFTVSGCFSFGKEEPPQAGMERSEAREWLDKHGDEEERYTFQQRSFSAEEYTRLADGILEDRYWLHDGWDEVELPADLTWKEDPFKNRSWQLYLHNMIFLEYLTEAYRHTEDKKYLEKGKSLVVDWVANNPYDKPATEMSWHDHGTAVRLMNFVRFFEVWRLSEDKDDDFAAVMLGSIREHADRLASEEFYNPNNNHGIIQSKSLLQAGVLFSEFPQSKEWVKLAQTRLTQQVEGDVASDGVHKEHSPYYHLFVLKSLLDIREFEEANEFSVGKTFDERIEKMVDVITYLFKPDQTMPILGDSANNIDLKEEELKPFPQALYSFTQGKKGKKPAEVDRIYQEGGYAIFRSAWEDGDRFEDTVYLAFTNAFHSRAHKQADDLSFELYGYGQDWIVDSGKYNYKKDDPFRDYMMSVRAHNSIGVDGEEPDLSLANADGSGISQGKTDDGYAWVEGSHQLYDGVTITRRLTYLKPDIILVRDTIQSDQPHQYTQYFHLAPGIQAEGRKEHMTAKGEAGAVMEIRQLDPVDRVEIIEGEKDPVQGWVSARTNEKETNTALQYEKEGRNVTFATVLYLRPAGKPDLTGVSLETGKGGQEVLHIEKGNLTYELKLD, from the coding sequence ATGGGAACCCATCACAGGACACGGGACGCAGCTCTTCTGCTGTCTATATTGCTGACATCCTTTACCGTGTCTGGCTGTTTTTCTTTCGGCAAGGAAGAGCCGCCACAGGCGGGAATGGAGCGTTCCGAAGCACGGGAGTGGTTGGATAAACACGGGGATGAAGAGGAGCGTTACACCTTTCAACAACGCTCCTTCAGCGCGGAGGAATATACGCGTTTGGCCGATGGAATCCTGGAAGATCGCTATTGGCTTCATGACGGCTGGGACGAAGTGGAGTTGCCCGCGGATCTTACCTGGAAAGAAGATCCCTTCAAAAACCGTTCCTGGCAACTATATCTTCACAATATGATCTTCCTGGAATACTTGACGGAAGCGTATCGTCACACCGAGGACAAAAAATACTTAGAAAAAGGAAAAAGCCTCGTGGTCGACTGGGTGGCAAACAACCCCTATGACAAGCCAGCGACAGAGATGTCCTGGCACGATCATGGTACGGCTGTCCGCTTGATGAACTTTGTCCGCTTTTTTGAGGTGTGGCGTCTCTCCGAGGACAAAGATGATGATTTTGCCGCCGTCATGTTGGGCAGTATTCGGGAACATGCCGATCGTCTGGCCAGCGAAGAATTTTACAATCCCAACAACAACCATGGCATCATCCAGAGTAAATCCCTGCTTCAAGCCGGTGTCCTCTTTTCGGAGTTTCCCCAGTCCAAAGAGTGGGTCAAGCTGGCCCAAACCCGCCTGACGCAACAGGTAGAAGGGGATGTAGCCTCGGACGGAGTTCATAAGGAACACTCCCCCTACTATCATCTATTTGTGTTAAAAAGTTTGCTCGATATTCGCGAGTTTGAGGAAGCGAACGAATTTTCCGTAGGAAAAACCTTTGATGAGCGGATTGAAAAAATGGTAGATGTCATCACCTATTTATTTAAGCCGGATCAAACGATGCCCATTTTGGGGGATAGCGCCAACAACATCGACTTAAAGGAAGAGGAACTTAAACCTTTTCCTCAGGCGTTATATTCTTTTACCCAAGGGAAAAAAGGAAAAAAACCGGCCGAGGTGGATCGCATCTACCAAGAGGGTGGATATGCCATCTTCCGTAGTGCGTGGGAGGATGGAGACCGATTTGAAGATACGGTTTATCTGGCGTTTACAAATGCGTTTCACTCCCGCGCTCATAAGCAGGCGGATGATCTCTCCTTTGAGTTGTACGGGTACGGGCAGGACTGGATCGTCGATTCCGGCAAGTACAACTATAAAAAGGACGATCCCTTTCGTGATTATATGATGAGTGTACGCGCCCACAACAGCATCGGGGTGGATGGGGAAGAACCGGATCTCTCCTTGGCCAATGCTGATGGATCGGGTATCAGTCAGGGAAAAACCGATGACGGATACGCTTGGGTGGAAGGGAGTCATCAGTTGTACGATGGCGTTACCATCACTCGCCGGCTGACCTATCTTAAACCGGATATCATCTTGGTGCGGGATACGATCCAATCGGATCAGCCCCACCAGTATACGCAGTATTTTCATCTTGCTCCTGGCATCCAAGCGGAAGGAAGAAAAGAGCATATGACGGCCAAAGGAGAAGCGGGAGCAGTGATGGAGATCCGGCAATTGGACCCGGTAGATCGTGTAGAAATCATTGAGGGAGAAAAAGACCCGGTCCAAGGTTGGGTATCCGCCCGCACCAATGAGAAAGAAACGAATACGGCCTTACAGTATGAAAAAGAGGGCCGCAATGTCACCTTTGCTACTGTGTTGTACCTGCGCCCGGCAGGTAAGCCGGATCTGACCGGTGTCTCCTTGGAAACCGGTAAAGGCGGTCAGGAAGTGCTGCATATTGAAAAGGGGAATTTAACCTACGAGTTAAAGCTGGATTGA
- a CDS encoding YIP1 family protein, which translates to MESSVQTTPQPRNKRAKPSLLGMILEPGKQFERIRERPVIVVPLLIVLLLMGLASVATVEPMMELPEMQAQMELIGEDLLRNSTYIFTPISTVFVLLLSILFTSFCQWLLTLLFQGSARFSQIFSLNTHLSIFGILSIVVYAAFLWVVGVSESAAVYPTSLGALLPATGFVGGVLAGIEVFAVWQLIVGAWGLSAIARISSGKAWVAAVVPFVIVLLLTAGMVAIGETFNMDANMG; encoded by the coding sequence ATGGAATCGTCAGTACAAACGACACCCCAACCGCGGAACAAGAGGGCAAAGCCGTCGCTGTTGGGCATGATCCTGGAGCCGGGTAAGCAGTTTGAGCGTATACGGGAGCGACCGGTGATTGTGGTACCGTTGCTCATCGTTCTATTGTTGATGGGGCTGGCATCTGTGGCAACCGTGGAGCCGATGATGGAACTGCCTGAGATGCAAGCGCAGATGGAGTTGATTGGAGAGGATCTTCTCCGTAACTCAACCTATATCTTCACACCGATTAGCACGGTATTCGTCCTTTTGCTCTCGATTCTGTTTACATCATTTTGTCAATGGTTGTTGACACTGTTGTTCCAAGGAAGCGCCCGCTTTAGTCAAATTTTTTCGCTGAATACGCATCTCAGCATTTTTGGGATTTTGTCCATCGTTGTATATGCGGCTTTTCTGTGGGTGGTAGGTGTAAGTGAAAGTGCAGCCGTATACCCCACCAGTCTAGGAGCGCTGCTCCCTGCCACAGGTTTTGTAGGAGGAGTGCTGGCGGGGATCGAGGTATTTGCCGTCTGGCAGTTGATCGTTGGCGCATGGGGCTTGTCTGCAATCGCCCGTATATCCAGCGGGAAAGCATGGGTGGCGGCAGTGGTGCCGTTTGTAATCGTGTTGTTACTGACGGCGGGAATGGTTGCAATTGGCGAAACATTTAATATGGATGCCAATATGGGCTAA
- a CDS encoding glycosyltransferase family 4 protein — protein MFRSNPTSANFEFDKKTVVMAVRNTCVTDARVMKEAATLTKAGWRVTVLAIHQPGDTAEEEEKDGIIIRRLTRLIHRLSRRRSTSSDRSSPRSSSARPASATAEPGRTKWASTLVRSFLLWLDRRWIDFLFFREARRARPQMFHAHDVNTLVPLFLAARLCRRPLIYDAHEISTDREGWSHSRLWYRVEKFLSRRVEGFITTNETRAAHFREAYGLKQVHVVRNVPPLTDVADNGRLHRAVGVDRDTPVLLYQGGLQSGRGLFLMLEAFQEVRGAHLAVIGFGRLRHSLEQAAKQLGLSDRVTFLGRIPHEELLSYTVGARAGLQLLENTCLNHYSACSNKLHEYLMAEVPVIASDLPEMRRVVRETEAGCLVPPGEVKAIQAAMQTMVQQDEWVQMKENARCHKHRYHWGVEEPTLLKLYGIKQDG, from the coding sequence ATGTTTCGATCCAACCCCACCTCCGCGAACTTTGAATTTGATAAAAAAACCGTGGTAATGGCGGTGCGTAACACGTGTGTCACCGACGCCCGCGTCATGAAAGAAGCGGCCACCTTAACAAAGGCGGGTTGGCGGGTGACGGTTTTGGCCATTCATCAGCCGGGGGATACAGCGGAAGAAGAGGAGAAGGATGGCATTATCATCCGCCGCCTCACCCGCTTGATCCACCGCTTGTCCCGCCGCCGCTCCACTTCATCGGATCGTTCCTCCCCTCGATCCTCCTCCGCCCGGCCCGCTTCCGCAACGGCGGAACCCGGGCGAACCAAGTGGGCTTCCACTCTGGTTCGCTCCTTTTTGCTATGGTTGGATCGACGGTGGATCGATTTTTTATTTTTCCGGGAAGCACGACGGGCGCGTCCACAGATGTTTCACGCTCATGATGTGAATACATTGGTTCCGCTGTTTCTCGCTGCCCGTCTGTGTCGCCGTCCTTTAATCTATGATGCCCATGAAATCTCCACCGATCGGGAGGGCTGGTCCCATTCCCGCCTTTGGTATCGAGTGGAAAAATTCTTAAGCCGACGGGTGGAGGGCTTTATTACCACCAATGAAACCCGTGCCGCCCATTTTCGCGAGGCGTATGGATTAAAACAAGTCCATGTGGTTCGCAATGTCCCACCGCTGACCGATGTTGCCGACAATGGCCGCTTACACCGCGCCGTCGGCGTAGACCGGGATACGCCGGTGCTTCTTTATCAGGGCGGGTTGCAGTCCGGTCGCGGGCTATTCTTGATGTTGGAGGCGTTTCAAGAGGTGAGGGGAGCACATTTGGCAGTGATCGGCTTTGGCCGTTTGCGTCATTCACTGGAACAAGCGGCAAAGCAGTTGGGGTTGAGTGATCGTGTCACCTTTTTGGGACGTATTCCCCATGAGGAGTTGCTCTCTTACACTGTCGGGGCGCGGGCGGGCTTGCAGCTGTTGGAGAATACCTGTCTCAACCATTACAGCGCTTGTTCCAACAAATTGCATGAATACCTGATGGCTGAAGTCCCCGTCATCGCCAGCGATTTACCGGAAATGCGCCGTGTGGTGAGGGAGACGGAAGCAGGCTGTCTCGTCCCGCCGGGAGAGGTGAAAGCGATACAAGCGGCGATGCAGACAATGGTACAACAGGATGAATGGGTTCAGATGAAAGAGAATGCCCGTTGTCACAAACATCGGTACCACTGGGGTGTAGAAGAGCCCACCCTTTTAAAACTGTATGGAATAAAGCAGGACGGTTGA
- a CDS encoding glycosyltransferase family 4 protein: protein MKQQIRYLVTRMLSYGVQKKPELQNWFPSSIRWKLLLADAYIARNQFRYARAIIKEALILNPVHPGTHLRSYQLARQMGELDTWEEWVKQLFLDHPFSEAPFYQLGIHYRRQKNLEGALPLLERAYVLSAGSEKTAKVLKRTYYDLRDVENLLRLGWDWPSPFLEEEEYRFLYRYVTSHEQQELLHPLTERAARDWPDSLDLQLLWVDTLIRAERVEEGGRWLEQVRQRFPDRQEVERKQALVESIHLSRELADTLLHEGMEAFREKFEEAKEKVPAHMGAVLVEIARSFADRHDADEESAEQFFALLKEEEVDSLLRLEVELTWRIRRGETHRVVEGVGDWLKAEPSDEDGKVRQANVLKEAAQFLLEEKCYLQALGCLERLQKDYPHVVEPAELYRDLGLCQRELGQVEEALTSVEEEHRLRPTTGTERKRAIIQDEVALAHSPMVIPTISERKGESVSGRVLHVLNNTLPYTGNGYAIRSQAILRFQKERGFRPVVVTRLGFPEGKNSEKAGVVREAVDGLLAYRLMDDDHRLRFTPIQTYLKRYTEALEEVVEEVRPEAIHAASNFFNGYPAAVVARSQGLPFIYEVRGFWEMTRAAVIEGYHDSAKYQSHRRMEQEVIQAADQVVVIGETLKEYLIGEGVEADKITVVPNGVDTQQFEPMSPDRELAARWGLEGKRVIGFIGSITSYEGLDDLIVAFARLSERMEDLRLLIVGGGSELPRLKELAAQIGVNKRVIFTGRVEHDAVPRYYSLVDICPFPRIDATVCELITPLKPLEAMALAKTVLVSDLPALRELVRGGETGLVFRRGDVDALTEALAEVLEAPGEAERLGRQAREWVLQQRDWRDVVTRYREVYDRVLSTPV from the coding sequence ATGAAACAACAGATTCGCTACCTAGTGACACGCATGTTGTCCTATGGGGTGCAAAAAAAGCCGGAGCTGCAAAATTGGTTTCCCAGCAGCATCCGTTGGAAGCTGTTGTTGGCGGATGCCTACATTGCGCGCAACCAGTTTCGGTATGCCCGCGCGATCATTAAGGAAGCGTTGATACTCAATCCTGTCCATCCGGGTACGCATTTGCGATCGTACCAACTGGCGCGACAAATGGGCGAATTGGATACCTGGGAAGAGTGGGTAAAGCAATTGTTTTTGGATCATCCTTTTTCCGAAGCGCCTTTCTATCAATTGGGCATCCATTATCGGCGGCAAAAGAATTTGGAAGGAGCGTTGCCGCTGTTGGAACGGGCTTATGTCTTAAGTGCCGGATCGGAAAAAACAGCCAAGGTGCTCAAACGTACCTACTATGATCTCAGAGATGTGGAAAATCTCCTCCGGCTGGGATGGGATTGGCCTTCTCCCTTTTTGGAAGAAGAAGAGTATCGCTTTCTGTATCGTTATGTCACCTCCCATGAGCAACAAGAGTTGCTTCATCCCTTGACGGAGCGGGCAGCGAGGGATTGGCCGGATTCGCTGGATTTACAGCTATTGTGGGTGGATACGCTGATCCGGGCGGAACGGGTAGAAGAGGGAGGACGCTGGTTGGAGCAGGTGCGTCAACGTTTCCCCGACCGGCAGGAAGTGGAACGGAAGCAAGCGTTGGTGGAATCGATTCATCTCAGCCGGGAATTGGCGGATACGCTTCTCCATGAAGGAATGGAGGCCTTTCGCGAGAAGTTTGAAGAAGCCAAGGAAAAAGTGCCAGCGCATATGGGAGCAGTGTTGGTGGAGATTGCCCGTTCTTTTGCCGATCGCCATGATGCCGATGAGGAGTCAGCAGAACAATTTTTTGCTCTATTGAAGGAAGAGGAAGTGGATTCCCTGCTTCGCCTTGAAGTGGAACTCACCTGGCGTATCCGGCGCGGTGAAACTCATCGGGTGGTTGAGGGAGTCGGTGACTGGTTAAAGGCAGAACCCTCCGATGAGGATGGAAAAGTGCGCCAAGCCAATGTGCTGAAGGAAGCAGCCCAATTTCTGCTGGAGGAAAAATGTTATTTGCAAGCCTTGGGCTGCTTGGAACGGTTGCAAAAAGATTATCCCCATGTGGTTGAACCGGCGGAGTTGTATCGGGATTTAGGTTTGTGTCAACGGGAGTTGGGACAGGTGGAAGAAGCCCTTACATCGGTGGAGGAGGAGCATCGACTTCGTCCCACGACTGGGACTGAACGCAAACGGGCGATTATTCAAGATGAAGTGGCATTGGCCCACTCCCCGATGGTCATTCCTACGATCAGCGAACGAAAAGGTGAGTCGGTTTCTGGGCGAGTGCTGCATGTGTTGAACAATACGCTGCCGTACACCGGTAACGGTTATGCCATTCGCAGTCAAGCGATCTTGCGCTTTCAGAAAGAACGGGGCTTTCGACCTGTCGTCGTTACCCGTCTTGGCTTTCCGGAGGGCAAGAACAGCGAAAAGGCGGGTGTGGTGCGGGAAGCGGTGGACGGCCTGTTAGCTTACCGTTTGATGGATGATGACCATCGTTTGCGTTTTACCCCGATTCAGACATACTTGAAGCGATATACGGAAGCGTTGGAAGAAGTGGTGGAAGAAGTACGACCGGAAGCGATTCATGCTGCCTCTAATTTTTTCAACGGTTATCCTGCTGCGGTTGTGGCCCGTTCTCAAGGCCTTCCCTTTATCTATGAAGTGCGGGGTTTCTGGGAGATGACACGGGCGGCGGTGATAGAGGGCTATCATGATTCCGCCAAGTATCAAAGCCATCGTCGCATGGAACAGGAAGTGATCCAAGCTGCTGATCAAGTGGTGGTGATCGGAGAAACGTTGAAGGAATATCTGATCGGTGAGGGTGTAGAAGCGGATAAGATTACAGTGGTGCCAAACGGCGTGGATACCCAACAATTTGAACCGATGTCACCGGACCGCGAGTTGGCCGCACGTTGGGGTTTGGAAGGAAAGCGGGTAATCGGATTTATCGGATCGATCACGTCATATGAAGGGTTGGATGACCTGATCGTTGCCTTTGCCCGTTTGTCTGAGCGGATGGAGGATCTGCGCCTCTTGATTGTAGGCGGGGGCAGCGAGTTGCCACGGTTGAAGGAACTAGCGGCTCAGATTGGGGTGAATAAACGAGTGATCTTTACCGGTCGGGTGGAACATGATGCCGTGCCCCGTTACTATTCGCTGGTGGATATCTGTCCCTTTCCCCGGATCGATGCTACCGTCTGCGAGTTGATCACGCCGTTGAAGCCGTTGGAAGCAATGGCGCTTGCTAAAACGGTGTTGGTCAGTGATTTGCCCGCACTGCGGGAGTTGGTGCGTGGGGGTGAGACGGGTCTTGTCTTCCGCCGCGGCGATGTGGATGCCTTGACGGAGGCGCTGGCAGAGGTGTTGGAGGCCCCCGGTGAGGCGGAGCGACTGGGCCGCCAAGCCCGGGAGTGGGTGTTGCAACAGCGGGATTGGCGCGATGTGGTTACCCGTTATCGCGAAGTATACGATCGCGTCTTGAGTACTCCGGTTTAA